DNA sequence from the Sphingomonas bisphenolicum genome:
AGCTGGCTGGGGTTCAAGCGGCTAATGCGATGCCACCCATGGGGCGGGTCGGGCTACGACCCGGTCCCCTGACCCGATAGACATAAGACGGCGGAGCCGAACACGTGGACGACAAGAAGAATATCATTCTGGCGGTGCTGCTGACCGCGGCGATCCTGTTCGGCTGGCCCTATGTCTCGCATTATGTCTTTCCCGCGGCCAATCCGCCGGCGACGAAGATCGAAGGCGGCAAGACCACCCCGGTTGCGGCCCCCGGCACCGACACGGCCGACGGCCCTGCGACGATTCGCGACCGCGCCATCGTGCTGAAGGAAAGTCCGCGCGTGCCGATCCGTACGCCCAAGCTGACCGGATCGATCAACCTGCGCGGCGCGCGCATCGACGACATCGTGCTGCCAACCTATCGCGAGACGATCGCCAAGGATTCGCCCGCCGTTCGCCTGTATAGCCCCAGCGGCACGCAGGACGCCTATTTCGCCGGCTTCGGCTGGCAGGGCGAAGGCCTAAAGACGCCGAACAGGGACACGCTCTGGACCGCGCAGGGCAGCGAACTGACGCCGACCAGCCCGGTGACGCTGACCTGGAACAACGGCGCGGGCCAGACTTTCGAAATCCGCCTGTCGGTCGATGAAAATTACATGATCTCGGCCGCGCAGAAGGTGTCGAACAGCGGCGCGGGCGCGGTGGGCGTGAAGCCGTACAGCTATATCAGCCGCACCGGCATCCCCAAGGACCCCGACACCTGGACCATCCATGTCGGGCCGATGGGCGTGTTCAACGGCGCGGCCAACTATGACGTGAACTACAAGGATCTGGACAAGGGTCCGTCGACTCAGAGCTTCCAGTCCAAGGGCGGCTGGATCGGCTTCACCGACAAATATTGGCTGTCCGCGCTGATTCCCGGCGCCAACGCCGATTTCGCCGGCCAATTCCGTAAAGGCGCCGGCACGCAATATCAGGCGGACGCCGCGCTCGGTTCGACCATGCTGGCGCCCGGCAAGGCGGCGACGCAGAGCATTCGCCTCTATGTCGGCGCCAAGGAAGTGAAGACGCTCCAGGCCTATGAGCGGAACGGCGTGAAGTTGTTCGACCGAGCGATCGACTGGGGATGGTTCTACTGGTTCGAACAGCCGATCTTCGCGCTGCTCCACTGGCTGTTCGAAACGCTGGGCAATTTCGGCGTGGCGATCATCTGCCTCACTTTCTGCGTCCGCGCGCTCATGTTCCCGGTCGCCCAGCGCCAGTTCGCCAGCATGGCTGCGATGCGCGCGGTGCAGCCCAAGATGAAGGCGCTGCAGGAGAAATATAAGGACGACAAGCCGCAACTGCAGCAGAAGATGATGGAATTGTACAAGCAGGAGAAGGTCAACCCGCTGGCCGGCTGCCTGCCCATCTTCATCCAGATCCCGATCTTCTTCGCGCTCTACAAGGTATTGCAGTTGACGATCGAAATGCGGCACCAGCCCTTCGTCCTGTGGATCAAGGATCTGTCCGCGCCCGATCCGCTGCATATCTTCAACCTGTTCGGTCTGCTGCCCTTCACCCCGCCCTCTTTCCTGGCGATCGGTGTGCTGGCGCTGCTGCTGGGCATCAGCATGTATTTCCAGTTCAAGCTGAACCCGGCCCAGATGGACCCGATGCAGCAGCAGATCTTCTCGATCATGCCGTGGATGATGATGTTCATCATGGCGCCGTTCGCGGCGGGCCTGCTGGTCTACTGGATCACCAACAACTGCCTGTCGATGGCGCAGCAATGGTGGCTGTACAAGCGCCACCCCGTGCTGAGCACGGCGAGCGCAGCGAAGTAAGCCAAGCACCACGCCCGTTCGTTTCGAGCTTGTCGAGAAACGGATGCCAACGGCCCTCGACAAGCCTGTCCGGAGCGACTGCTGCAAGCAGTCAGTCGAAGGGCTCGAAACCGAACGGAGTGTGGAATGACGGACCAAGATAACGCGGACTTCATCGAGGAAGCGCGCAAGCTCTTCAGCGGGCCGATTTCCTTCCTCAAGTCCGCGCCCACGCTCGACTTCCTGCCCGACATGGACGTGAACGAAGTCGCCTTTGCGGGCCGGTCCAATGTCGGCAAATCCTCGCTGCTGAATGCGCTGACCAACCGCAATGGCCTCGCCCGCACCTCCAACACGCCAGGCCGGACGCAGGAACTCAACTTCTTCGACGTGGGCGAACCGCTGCGCTTCCGCCTGGTCGACATGCCGGGCTATGGCTATGCCAAGGCGCCCAAGGACATCGTGCGCAAATGGAAGTTCCTGGTGAACGACTATCTGCGCGGGCGCGCCTCGCTCAAGCGCGCGCTG
Encoded proteins:
- the yidC gene encoding membrane protein insertase YidC, with the translated sequence MDDKKNIILAVLLTAAILFGWPYVSHYVFPAANPPATKIEGGKTTPVAAPGTDTADGPATIRDRAIVLKESPRVPIRTPKLTGSINLRGARIDDIVLPTYRETIAKDSPAVRLYSPSGTQDAYFAGFGWQGEGLKTPNRDTLWTAQGSELTPTSPVTLTWNNGAGQTFEIRLSVDENYMISAAQKVSNSGAGAVGVKPYSYISRTGIPKDPDTWTIHVGPMGVFNGAANYDVNYKDLDKGPSTQSFQSKGGWIGFTDKYWLSALIPGANADFAGQFRKGAGTQYQADAALGSTMLAPGKAATQSIRLYVGAKEVKTLQAYERNGVKLFDRAIDWGWFYWFEQPIFALLHWLFETLGNFGVAIICLTFCVRALMFPVAQRQFASMAAMRAVQPKMKALQEKYKDDKPQLQQKMMELYKQEKVNPLAGCLPIFIQIPIFFALYKVLQLTIEMRHQPFVLWIKDLSAPDPLHIFNLFGLLPFTPPSFLAIGVLALLLGISMYFQFKLNPAQMDPMQQQIFSIMPWMMMFIMAPFAAGLLVYWITNNCLSMAQQWWLYKRHPVLSTASAAK
- the yihA gene encoding ribosome biogenesis GTP-binding protein YihA/YsxC; translation: MTDQDNADFIEEARKLFSGPISFLKSAPTLDFLPDMDVNEVAFAGRSNVGKSSLLNALTNRNGLARTSNTPGRTQELNFFDVGEPLRFRLVDMPGYGYAKAPKDIVRKWKFLVNDYLRGRASLKRALVLIDSRHGIKDVDNDMLDMLDGAAVSYRIVLTKADKIKASELAAVTKATADAIRKRPAAHPDIIVTSSEKGMGIPELRAAVLQSVTQG